GCAATTCTGTCCCGGGCAGCCCGTTCAAATAATCAAGGTCGGCGAAAACCGCGCTTGGCTGTTTGAAGGCGCCGACGACATTCTTGCCGTTCGGCAAATCAACGCCGGTCTTGCCGCCGATGCTCGAATCGACCATTGCAAGCAATGTTGTGGGCACCTGCACCAATGCAATGCCGCGCATGAAAGTTGATGCGGCAAAGCCCGCGACATCGCCTGTAACGCCTCCGCCCAATGCAACTATGCACGATTTCCTGTCAAGGCCGGCATCAAAAACCTTCTGCTGAAGCAGTGCAAACGTTGCAAGGCTCTTGCTCCGCTCGCCGGCAGGAAAAGAAATGACTGATGCCTGGCTGCCTTTCCGTTCAATTTGCACGCGCAGGCTTTCCGCGAACTTTGCCGTGACAATGCTGTCCGAAATTATCGCGCATTTTTTTGCCTTCAGCCGTTTGGCTATGAATTCCGCTGCCCTGGCGGAAAGGTTGCGGCCGACAACGATATCGTATGATTCGGATGCCGGCCGTTTCAGCCTGACTTTCACTGCCATAATGTTTGCACCATTTGCCATTTTCCATCAAATCAATTTCAGGGCATTTCCCTTCCCACGCAGGAGAAACCAAGGTTTCTCCTTGCTAACCTCATCCTTTTTTGAACTTCATTTTTTACATTTCTCTTCCTACGGCCCTTGCAACCGGCCTCAGTTCCTTCATCATCTGGTCGAAGAGCGCAGGAGTCATTGCCTGCGGCCCGTCGCACAACGCGCTTTTGGGGTCGCAGTGCACTTCGACAATCCAGCCGTCAGCGCCCGCGGCAACCGATGCCTTGCTTATGGGCGGAATAAGGTCCGGCCTGCCCATGCTGTGCGTCGGGTCGACTATGACCGGCAGATGCGATTCCTTTTTCAGCAACGGCACCAGGCCGACGTTCAGCGGAAACCTGAATTCCTGTTCGAATGTCCTGACGCCGCGGTTGCAGAGAATCACCTGCTGGTTGCCTTCGCTCATAATGTACTCGGCCGCCATGAGGAATTCCTTCATTGTCGAGGCGATGCCGTTCTTCAAAATTACGGGCTTGTTGACCTTGCCCACTTCTTTCAGCAAATCAAAGTTCTGCATGTTTCTCGCGCCGACACGGAGAATGTCGACGTGCTTTGCCACAAGTTCGACCTGCCTTGTATCCATGACCTCGGTTTCAACGAC
The sequence above is drawn from the Candidatus Diapherotrites archaeon genome and encodes:
- the aroF gene encoding 3-deoxy-7-phosphoheptulonate synthase, encoding MIIVLKKGVSEQEIEAVKAAIISAGLQPHVSKGTERTIIGAIGDERKLNADRIASLPGVEKVMPILKPYKLASREFHPENTVIDVDGVRIGGKEVIMIAGPCAIESEEQLFTTAEAVKKSGAKILRASAYKPRTSPYDFQGMGEKGLKLLKKAKKELGMVVETEVMDTRQVELVAKHVDILRVGARNMQNFDLLKEVGKVNKPVILKNGIASTMKEFLMAAEYIMSEGNQQVILCNRGVRTFEQEFRFPLNVGLVPLLKKESHLPVIVDPTHSMGRPDLIPPISKASVAAGADGWIVEVHCDPKSALCDGPQAMTPALFDQMMKELRPVARAVGREM